From a region of the Thermomonas sp. HDW16 genome:
- a CDS encoding PhoH family protein, whose amino-acid sequence MTRSKRIYVLDTNVLMHDPTALFKFEEHDVYLPMQVMEELDNGKKGTSEASRNARQVSRFLNELIEAHGNTDVHNGVALVRPNGLQLRGAESAGRLLFQTGDFDAGKRFGAVIPDNHILGAILALKESDPGAPVVFVSKDINLRIKASIAGIVSEDYENDRALDDFSLLYTGATALPEDFWTRHGKDLRSWTDKGRTYYEISRSEDDDWYPNQFLYLPGDDDAEMKVAKVTADKVVLQIVDDFRHSQHAVWGILARNREQNFALNALMDPEIDFVTLLGTAGTGKTLLALAAGLAQTMDAQRYREIIMTRATVSVGEDIGFLPGTEEEKMTPWMGALTDNLEVLTHNQDGGAWGRAATNDLLASRIKIRSMNFMRGRTFLSRYLILDEAQNLTPKQMKTLITRAGPGTKIVCLGNVEQIDTPYLTETTSGLTYAVDRFKNWAHSAHITLRRGERSRLADFASEVL is encoded by the coding sequence ATGACGCGAAGCAAGCGCATCTACGTTCTCGACACCAATGTGTTGATGCACGACCCGACCGCGCTGTTCAAGTTCGAGGAGCACGATGTCTACCTGCCGATGCAGGTGATGGAGGAACTCGACAACGGCAAGAAAGGCACCAGCGAAGCCAGCCGCAACGCACGCCAGGTCAGCCGCTTCCTCAACGAACTGATCGAGGCGCACGGCAACACCGACGTGCACAACGGTGTGGCACTGGTGCGTCCGAACGGGTTGCAACTGCGTGGCGCGGAAAGCGCCGGCCGGCTACTGTTCCAGACCGGTGATTTCGATGCCGGCAAGCGCTTCGGCGCGGTGATCCCGGACAACCACATCCTCGGCGCGATCCTGGCGCTGAAGGAGTCCGACCCCGGCGCGCCGGTGGTGTTCGTGTCCAAGGACATCAACCTGCGGATCAAGGCCTCGATCGCCGGTATCGTCAGCGAGGACTACGAGAACGATCGCGCGCTGGATGATTTCAGCCTGCTTTACACCGGTGCCACCGCACTGCCAGAAGATTTCTGGACGCGCCACGGCAAGGACCTGCGCTCGTGGACGGACAAGGGCCGCACCTATTACGAAATCTCGCGCAGCGAGGACGACGACTGGTACCCGAACCAGTTCCTGTACCTGCCGGGCGACGACGACGCCGAGATGAAGGTGGCGAAGGTCACCGCCGACAAGGTCGTCCTGCAAATCGTCGATGATTTCCGCCACAGCCAGCATGCGGTATGGGGCATCCTCGCCCGTAACCGCGAGCAGAACTTCGCGCTGAACGCGTTGATGGACCCGGAGATCGACTTCGTCACCCTGCTCGGTACTGCCGGCACCGGCAAGACATTGCTGGCGTTGGCTGCGGGTCTTGCGCAGACGATGGACGCGCAGCGCTATCGCGAGATCATCATGACTCGCGCCACGGTCAGCGTGGGCGAGGACATCGGCTTCCTGCCCGGCACCGAAGAGGAAAAGATGACACCGTGGATGGGCGCGCTCACCGACAACCTGGAAGTGCTCACCCACAACCAGGATGGCGGTGCCTGGGGCCGCGCGGCCACCAACGACTTGCTGGCATCGCGGATCAAGATCCGCTCGATGAACTTCATGCGCGGTCGCACCTTCCTCTCGCGGTATCTCATCCTCGATGAAGCGCAGAACCTCACGCCCAAGCAGATGAAGACCCTGATCACCCGCGCCGGCCCCGGCACCAAGATCGTTTGCCTCGGCAACGTGGAGCAGATCGACACGCCCTACCTCACCGAAACGACATCCGGCCTGACCTATGCCGTAGATCGCTTCAAGAACTGGGCGCACAGCGCGCACATCACCCTGCGCCGTGGCGAGCGTTCGCGCTTGGCGGACTTCGCGTCGGAAGTGTTGTAG
- the edd gene encoding phosphogluconate dehydratase: MSTLHPVVERVTARIAERSKRLRDDYLARMDAARETRPARRDLGCGNLAHGFAASGVDKQELRSGRGGNIGIVTAYNDMLSAHQPMEQYPALIRMAARNAGGSAQVAGGVPAMCDGVTQGRAGMEMSLFSRDAIAMATAVSLSHEMFDGVLMLGVCDKIVPGLLIGALSFGHLPTIFVPAGPMPSGIPNKQKAEVRQRYALGEATREELLDAEAASYHSPGTCTFYGTANSNQMLMEVMGLHMPGSAFVNPGTPLRDALTVAAAEQVLRITALGDDYRPLARTVNEKAMVNAMVGLAATGGSTNHALHLVAIARAAGLIIDWNDLDELSKATPLLARVYPNGSADVNHFHAAGGLGLVIRELIDAGLLHADIACVHGGDLRQQALEPHLDGLQLQWRDAPAQSKDVSVVRGVAAPFDSEGGLRRLQGNLGRAVVKISAVAPEFRRIEAPARIFESQDALLDAFKADELVGDFVAVVRGQGPRANGMPELHKLTPTLAALQDRGQRVALLTDGRMSGASGKVLAAIHVTPEAVDAGALAKLHEGDIVRIDAEAGTMEALVDAGEWATRALAKPTLAANRIGHGRELFALMRRNVSPAEQGACSLFLDEDAA, encoded by the coding sequence ATGTCCACGCTGCATCCCGTCGTCGAACGCGTCACCGCCCGCATCGCCGAGCGCAGCAAGCGCCTGCGCGACGACTACCTGGCACGGATGGACGCCGCGCGCGAAACCCGGCCGGCGCGCCGCGACCTGGGCTGCGGCAACCTTGCGCACGGCTTCGCGGCCTCGGGCGTGGACAAGCAGGAATTGCGCAGCGGTCGTGGCGGCAATATCGGCATCGTCACCGCCTACAACGACATGCTCAGCGCGCACCAGCCGATGGAGCAGTACCCCGCGCTGATCCGCATGGCCGCGCGCAATGCCGGCGGCAGCGCGCAGGTCGCCGGCGGCGTGCCGGCAATGTGCGATGGCGTGACACAGGGCCGCGCCGGCATGGAGATGTCGCTGTTCTCGCGCGACGCCATCGCGATGGCCACGGCGGTCTCGCTTTCGCACGAAATGTTCGATGGCGTGCTGATGCTGGGCGTATGCGACAAGATCGTGCCCGGCCTGTTGATCGGCGCGCTGAGCTTCGGCCACCTGCCGACGATCTTCGTGCCGGCGGGGCCGATGCCCTCCGGCATCCCCAACAAGCAGAAGGCCGAGGTGCGCCAGCGTTATGCACTCGGCGAAGCCACCCGCGAGGAACTGCTGGATGCCGAAGCGGCGTCCTACCATTCGCCCGGCACCTGCACCTTCTACGGCACCGCCAATTCCAACCAGATGCTGATGGAAGTGATGGGCCTGCACATGCCGGGCAGCGCCTTCGTCAACCCGGGCACGCCGCTGCGCGATGCGCTGACCGTCGCCGCCGCCGAGCAGGTGTTGCGGATCACCGCACTGGGCGACGATTACCGCCCGCTGGCGCGCACCGTGAACGAGAAAGCCATGGTCAACGCGATGGTCGGGCTGGCCGCCACTGGCGGTTCCACCAACCACGCGCTGCACCTGGTCGCCATCGCCCGCGCCGCCGGCTTGATCATCGACTGGAACGACCTGGACGAACTGTCGAAGGCTACGCCGCTGCTGGCGCGCGTGTATCCGAACGGTTCGGCCGACGTGAACCATTTTCACGCCGCGGGCGGCCTGGGACTGGTCATCCGCGAGCTGATCGATGCCGGCCTACTGCATGCCGACATCGCCTGCGTGCATGGCGGCGACCTGCGCCAGCAGGCGCTGGAACCGCACCTCGACGGACTGCAGTTGCAGTGGCGCGACGCGCCCGCACAATCGAAGGACGTCAGCGTGGTGCGCGGCGTGGCCGCGCCGTTCGACAGCGAAGGCGGCCTGCGTCGTCTGCAGGGCAACCTGGGCCGTGCGGTGGTGAAGATTTCCGCGGTGGCACCGGAGTTCCGCCGCATCGAAGCGCCCGCGCGCATCTTCGAATCGCAGGACGCCTTGCTGGACGCATTCAAGGCCGATGAACTGGTCGGCGACTTCGTCGCGGTCGTTCGCGGCCAGGGCCCACGCGCCAACGGCATGCCGGAACTGCACAAACTGACGCCGACGCTGGCCGCCTTGCAGGATCGCGGCCAACGCGTCGCCCTGCTCACCGACGGCCGCATGTCCGGCGCTTCGGGCAAGGTGCTCGCGGCGATCCACGTGACGCCGGAAGCGGTCGATGCCGGCGCACTGGCGAAGCTGCACGAGGGCGACATCGTCCGCATCGATGCCGAGGCCGGCACGATGGAGGCGCTGGTGGATGCCGGCGAATGGGCGACGCGCGCGTTGGCAAAACCGACACTCGCCGCCAACCGCATCGGCCATGGCCGCGAACTGTTCGCGCTGATGCGCAGGAATGTCAGCCCTGCCGAACAAGGCGCGTGCTCATTGTTCCTCGACGAGGACGCCGCATGA
- a CDS encoding peroxiredoxin: protein MADIGDRIPDLPLALSSGKSASLGDYAGKWLVLYFYPKDSTPACTTEGQDFNALLPNFKRAGAQVLGVSKDSLKSHQNFSIKQGFKFDLVSDADEAVCNAFGVIQPKKLYGREYIGIVRSTFLIDPAGVIREKWQPVKVSGHAQAVLDALKAAKTK from the coding sequence ATGGCAGATATCGGCGATCGCATCCCCGATCTCCCGCTCGCCCTGTCCAGCGGCAAGTCCGCATCGCTGGGCGATTACGCCGGCAAGTGGCTGGTGCTGTACTTCTACCCGAAGGATTCGACGCCGGCCTGCACCACCGAAGGCCAGGACTTCAACGCGCTGCTGCCGAATTTCAAGCGCGCCGGCGCGCAGGTGCTGGGCGTGTCGAAGGATTCGTTGAAGTCGCACCAGAACTTCAGCATCAAGCAGGGCTTCAAGTTCGATCTGGTCAGCGATGCCGACGAAGCCGTCTGCAATGCCTTCGGCGTGATCCAGCCGAAGAAGCTGTATGGCCGCGAATACATCGGCATCGTGCGCAGCACCTTCCTGATCGATCCCGCCGGCGTCATTCGTGAGAAATGGCAACCGGTGAAAGTGTCCGGGCACGCACAGGCCGTGCTCGACGCATTGAAGGCCGCAAAGACCAAGTGA
- the fabB gene encoding beta-ketoacyl-ACP synthase I: MNTQRRVVVTGMGIASCLGNDLDTVSASLRDGRAGIRHLPDAAERGLRSQVGGAVEVDLEAAIDRKLKRFMSDAAAYSYLSLRDAIADAGLDEAAVSHPRTGLIAGSGGGSSEWQVETADLLRDRGVRKVGPYMVPRTMCSTVSANLATAFKIKGLSYSLSAACATSAHCIGAGADLIRHGAQDIVFAGGGEDLHWTMTVMFDAMGALSTSYNDTPATASRPYDANRDGFVIAGGGGMLVLEDYDHAVARGARIHAELLGYGVTSDGADMVAPSGEGAVRCMRMAMEGVDAPIDYLNTHGTSTPLGDVTELNAVREVFGDAVPPLSSTKALSGHSLGAASVHEAIYSLLMLRDGFIAGSANIENLDPRCEGFPILRESRDAQLRTVMSNSFGFGGTNATLVFGKV, from the coding sequence GTGAACACGCAACGACGCGTTGTGGTCACCGGCATGGGCATCGCGTCCTGCCTGGGCAATGACCTGGATACGGTTTCCGCGTCGCTGCGCGACGGGCGTGCGGGCATTCGTCATTTGCCGGACGCCGCCGAGCGCGGCCTGCGTAGCCAGGTCGGTGGTGCGGTCGAAGTCGACCTGGAAGCCGCCATCGACCGCAAGCTCAAGCGCTTCATGAGCGATGCCGCGGCCTACAGCTATCTGTCGCTGCGCGATGCGATTGCCGATGCCGGTCTGGACGAAGCGGCAGTGAGCCACCCGCGCACCGGCCTGATCGCCGGTTCCGGCGGCGGTTCCAGCGAATGGCAGGTGGAAACCGCCGATCTCCTGCGCGATCGCGGCGTGCGCAAGGTCGGCCCGTACATGGTGCCGCGCACGATGTGCTCGACGGTCTCGGCCAACCTGGCCACCGCGTTCAAGATCAAGGGCCTGAGCTATTCGCTGTCCGCTGCCTGCGCGACCTCCGCGCATTGCATCGGCGCGGGTGCCGACCTGATCCGTCATGGCGCGCAGGACATCGTGTTCGCCGGCGGTGGCGAAGACCTGCACTGGACGATGACGGTGATGTTCGACGCGATGGGCGCGCTGTCCACCTCGTACAACGACACACCGGCGACCGCCTCGCGCCCCTACGATGCCAACCGCGACGGCTTCGTGATCGCCGGCGGTGGCGGCATGCTGGTACTGGAGGATTACGACCACGCTGTCGCACGTGGTGCGCGCATCCATGCCGAACTGCTGGGCTATGGCGTGACCAGCGACGGCGCCGACATGGTGGCGCCCAGCGGCGAAGGCGCGGTGCGCTGCATGCGCATGGCGATGGAAGGCGTGGACGCGCCGATCGATTACCTCAACACCCATGGCACTTCCACGCCGCTGGGCGATGTCACCGAATTGAATGCCGTGCGCGAGGTGTTCGGCGATGCGGTACCGCCGCTGTCCTCGACCAAGGCGCTGAGTGGGCATTCGCTGGGCGCGGCCAGCGTGCACGAGGCGATCTACAGCCTGTTGATGCTGCGCGACGGTTTCATCGCCGGATCGGCAAATATCGAGAACCTCGATCCGCGCTGCGAAGGCTTCCCGATCCTGCGCGAAAGCCGCGATGCGCAGCTGCGTACGGTGATGTCCAACAGCTTCGGCTTCGGCGGCACCAACGCCACGCTGGTGTTCGGCAAGGTCTAA
- the pgl gene encoding 6-phosphogluconolactonase → MGWIEHDYPNTDALIEQVAQELQHACRDATRERGVAWLALAGGRTPLPIYARLAASAFDGSITAIPTDERCVPHDHPACNLRALRKAFASSAGITANGITRDDGDETASLAQARALLALNAQPFDFVLLGMGADGHFASLFPGAANFAEGLAMDSGIDAIATLPDPLPPEAPFARISLTLPRLLHARSIHLVVTGEDKRGVLRQAQQQDDGGAIPYPVAALLHARDHRLQIHWSP, encoded by the coding sequence ATGGGCTGGATCGAGCACGATTACCCAAACACCGATGCGCTGATCGAACAGGTCGCGCAAGAATTGCAACACGCCTGTCGCGATGCCACACGCGAACGCGGCGTTGCCTGGCTAGCGCTCGCGGGCGGGCGCACGCCGCTGCCGATCTACGCGCGGCTCGCCGCATCGGCATTCGACGGCAGCATCACCGCGATCCCGACCGACGAACGCTGCGTGCCGCACGACCATCCGGCCTGCAACCTGCGCGCCCTGCGCAAGGCGTTCGCATCGAGTGCCGGCATCACCGCGAACGGCATCACCCGTGACGATGGCGACGAAACCGCATCGCTGGCGCAAGCCCGCGCGTTGCTTGCATTGAATGCGCAACCCTTCGACTTCGTGCTGCTGGGCATGGGCGCGGACGGCCACTTCGCCTCGCTGTTCCCCGGTGCGGCGAATTTTGCCGAAGGCCTCGCGATGGACAGCGGCATCGACGCCATCGCCACCCTGCCCGATCCGTTGCCGCCGGAAGCGCCGTTCGCGCGGATCAGCCTGACCCTGCCGCGCCTGCTCCACGCGCGTTCGATCCACCTGGTCGTCACCGGCGAAGACAAGCGAGGCGTGCTGCGCCAAGCGCAACAGCAGGATGATGGCGGCGCGATCCCCTATCCGGTTGCCGCACTGCTGCATGCGCGCGACCATCGCCTGCAGATCCATTGGAGTCCGTGA
- a CDS encoding YoaK family protein, protein MGVALPRWVWVGAGLLACVAGMVNVVGYLGFEHQAITHLTGTTTLLGEAVAKRDVRAISHLAGMVLAFMAGAALSGMIIQDSTLRLGRRYGIALVLESLLLFAAIPLFHHGQLAGALLAAMACGLQNAMATTYSGAVIRTSHLSGMFTDLGIGLGHAIRGMPLQKRRLLLCGLIISGFFTGAVLGALLFVRFGYAALMVPAVVTGSVGLGYALYRQLQLHRHTDAA, encoded by the coding sequence ATGGGAGTGGCGTTGCCGCGCTGGGTGTGGGTCGGCGCAGGCCTGTTGGCCTGCGTCGCCGGCATGGTCAACGTGGTCGGCTATCTCGGCTTCGAGCATCAAGCGATCACCCACCTGACCGGCACCACCACATTGCTGGGCGAAGCGGTGGCCAAACGCGATGTTCGCGCGATCTCGCACCTGGCCGGCATGGTGCTGGCCTTCATGGCCGGCGCCGCGCTCAGCGGAATGATCATCCAGGACAGCACGCTCAGGCTCGGCCGCCGTTACGGCATCGCCCTGGTGCTGGAATCGCTGCTGCTGTTCGCGGCGATCCCGCTGTTCCACCACGGCCAACTCGCAGGCGCCCTGCTCGCGGCGATGGCCTGCGGCCTGCAGAACGCGATGGCCACCACCTACAGCGGCGCGGTGATCCGCACCAGTCACCTGTCCGGCATGTTCACCGACCTCGGCATCGGCCTGGGTCATGCCATTCGCGGCATGCCGCTGCAGAAGCGCCGCCTGCTGCTGTGCGGGCTGATCATCAGCGGCTTCTTCACCGGTGCGGTGTTGGGCGCGCTGTTATTCGTGCGTTTCGGCTATGCAGCACTGATGGTGCCCGCCGTGGTCACCGGCAGTGTCGGGCTGGGCTATGCGCTGTACCGCCAGTTGCAATTGCACCGCCACACGGACGCCGCGTGA
- a CDS encoding glycine cleavage system protein R, which yields MTDITARPAPNENHLLINAYSTHPQSPLLAVTRRIADSGCNLVDTRLATVGRDVSVTALATGSWDAVAKLETMLTKLEREEGLKLIWYRTGPKPVQSSLLPYVVEVIASDKPGILFQLADFFDRQGITIESLHCSRYRAMQTGADMFSAQLTIGVPSDMHIAALRDDFLEFCDHLNLDAIMDPMKY from the coding sequence TTGACCGACATCACCGCACGGCCAGCGCCGAACGAAAACCACCTGCTGATCAACGCGTACAGCACGCATCCGCAGTCGCCGCTGCTTGCCGTCACCCGCCGCATCGCCGACTCCGGTTGCAACCTGGTTGATACCCGCCTGGCCACGGTCGGCCGCGATGTCTCGGTGACCGCGCTCGCCACCGGCTCGTGGGATGCGGTGGCGAAGCTCGAAACCATGCTGACCAAGCTGGAGCGCGAGGAAGGCCTGAAACTCATCTGGTACCGCACCGGGCCGAAGCCGGTGCAATCCAGCTTGTTGCCCTACGTGGTCGAGGTGATCGCCTCGGACAAGCCCGGCATCCTGTTCCAGCTGGCGGACTTCTTCGACCGCCAGGGCATCACCATCGAAAGCCTGCATTGCTCGCGCTACCGGGCGATGCAGACTGGCGCGGACATGTTCTCCGCGCAGTTGACCATCGGCGTGCCCTCGGACATGCACATCGCCGCACTGCGCGACGATTTCCTCGAGTTCTGCGACCACCTGAACCTCGATGCCATCATGGATCCGATGAAGTACTGA
- the thiD gene encoding bifunctional hydroxymethylpyrimidine kinase/phosphomethylpyrimidine kinase → MNDPRPISVLTIAGSDSGGGAGIQADLKTFAAHGVHGLSAVAALTAQHTRGVTAVHVPDVDFLRAQLDACFEDFRIGAVKIGMLATAEVIDAVAGALEQHRPPFVVLDPVMVATSGAKLLQDDALHALRTRLLPLASIVTPNIPEAELLLGHTIADDAAAESTLAEFVDDLGANAVLLKGGHLPATDWVIDRYWDGDSIAQYAHERLAIDAHGTGCTLASAIAANLCHGLPMQAACEAATDYVHRALRLGYRPGRGDVLVLDHFGAGPVVRG, encoded by the coding sequence GTGAACGATCCGCGCCCCATCAGCGTCCTCACCATCGCCGGCAGCGATTCCGGCGGCGGTGCCGGCATCCAGGCCGATCTCAAGACCTTCGCCGCACATGGCGTGCACGGGCTCAGTGCCGTCGCCGCGCTGACCGCGCAGCACACCCGCGGCGTGACGGCGGTGCATGTACCGGATGTCGATTTCCTGCGCGCACAGCTGGATGCCTGCTTCGAGGACTTCCGCATCGGCGCAGTGAAGATCGGCATGCTGGCGACCGCCGAGGTGATCGATGCCGTGGCCGGTGCGCTGGAACAGCATCGCCCCCCATTCGTGGTGCTGGATCCGGTCATGGTCGCTACCAGCGGCGCCAAGCTGCTGCAGGACGATGCGCTGCACGCACTGCGAACGCGCCTGCTGCCATTGGCCAGTATCGTCACGCCGAACATCCCGGAAGCCGAACTGCTGCTGGGCCACACCATTGCCGACGATGCTGCAGCCGAGTCCACACTGGCCGAATTCGTCGACGACCTTGGCGCCAACGCGGTGCTGCTGAAGGGTGGACACCTGCCGGCCACGGATTGGGTGATCGACCGCTATTGGGATGGCGATTCCATCGCGCAGTACGCACACGAACGCCTGGCCATCGACGCCCACGGCACCGGCTGCACGCTGGCATCGGCCATCGCCGCGAACCTGTGCCACGGCCTGCCGATGCAGGCCGCCTGCGAGGCTGCTACCGACTACGTGCATCGCGCCCTGCGCCTGGGTTATCGCCCGGGTCGCGGCGATGTACTGGTGCTCGATCATTTCGGCGCTGGGCCGGTGGTGCGCGGTTGA
- the zwf gene encoding glucose-6-phosphate dehydrogenase produces MTRPAPASLLTIFGATGDLAQRMLLPSLYSLQAEQLLPDKLRILGTARSELTREGFAELVANTIHERIPAEECNEAALRGLLDRLDYIPASVDDDASMAKLAAKVEELRDGDVLYHLSTAPRFYVPACRALAAHGAADAGTRVMLEKPIGKDLASAEAINDGVAQYFDEDRVYRVDHYLGKEGVQNLIALRFGNVMFEPLWNARHIEQVQITVAETVGVEGRGDYYDDSGAMRDMLQNHLLQLLCLVAMEPPARFEPTAVRNEKIKVLRSLRAIGRDHVASESVAGQYSAGAIDGVAVPGYAQELGRDSRTETFVALRAHVDNWRWSGVPFYLRTGKRLPSRCTEIYIQFRKVPYSIFGGRAGSDMLPNGLLIRLQPEERIELDLMAKTPGLDRSGLRLSQVALDLDFHEEFANARRRISYERLYLDAIEGNGTLFVRRDETEAAWQWVDAILDGWRSANIAPKPYPAGTWGPSAAVSLIERHGHSWRD; encoded by the coding sequence GTGACGCGACCTGCGCCTGCTTCGCTGCTGACCATCTTCGGCGCCACCGGGGATCTTGCCCAACGCATGCTGCTCCCTTCGCTGTACAGCCTGCAGGCCGAACAGCTGCTGCCGGACAAACTGCGCATCCTGGGCACCGCGCGCAGCGAGCTGACCCGCGAGGGTTTCGCCGAATTGGTGGCGAACACCATCCACGAGCGCATCCCCGCCGAGGAATGCAATGAAGCCGCACTACGCGGCCTGCTGGATCGCCTCGACTACATCCCGGCCAGCGTCGACGACGATGCCTCGATGGCGAAGCTCGCGGCGAAAGTGGAGGAATTGCGCGATGGCGACGTGCTCTACCACCTCAGCACCGCGCCGCGCTTCTATGTACCGGCCTGCCGCGCATTGGCCGCGCACGGCGCTGCCGATGCTGGAACGCGAGTAATGCTGGAAAAACCCATCGGCAAGGACCTGGCCAGCGCCGAGGCGATCAACGACGGCGTGGCGCAGTACTTCGACGAAGACCGCGTCTATCGCGTCGATCATTACCTCGGCAAGGAAGGCGTGCAGAACCTGATCGCGCTGCGCTTCGGCAACGTGATGTTCGAGCCGCTGTGGAACGCGCGCCACATCGAGCAGGTGCAGATCACCGTGGCCGAAACCGTCGGCGTGGAAGGCCGCGGCGACTATTACGACGATTCCGGCGCGATGCGCGACATGCTGCAGAACCACCTGCTGCAACTGCTGTGCCTGGTGGCGATGGAGCCGCCGGCGCGCTTCGAACCGACCGCCGTGCGCAACGAGAAGATCAAGGTGCTGCGCTCGCTGCGCGCCATCGGCCGCGATCACGTCGCCAGCGAATCCGTCGCCGGCCAGTACAGCGCCGGCGCGATCGATGGCGTGGCGGTGCCCGGCTATGCGCAGGAACTCGGCCGCGACAGCAGGACCGAAACCTTCGTCGCCCTGCGCGCGCACGTGGACAACTGGCGCTGGTCGGGCGTGCCGTTCTACCTGCGCACCGGCAAGCGATTGCCGTCGCGCTGCACCGAGATCTACATCCAGTTCCGCAAGGTGCCGTATTCGATCTTCGGCGGCCGCGCTGGTAGCGACATGCTGCCCAACGGCCTGCTGATCCGCCTGCAACCGGAAGAACGCATCGAACTCGACCTGATGGCGAAGACGCCGGGGCTGGATCGCAGCGGCCTGCGCCTGTCGCAAGTCGCTCTGGACCTGGACTTCCACGAGGAATTCGCCAACGCGCGCCGCCGCATTTCCTACGAACGCCTCTACCTCGATGCGATCGAAGGCAACGGCACCCTGTTCGTGCGCCGCGACGAAACCGAAGCCGCCTGGCAATGGGTGGATGCGATCCTCGACGGCTGGCGCAGCGCGAATATCGCGCCGAAGCCGTATCCGGCTGGCACCTGGGGGCCGAGCGCGGCGGTGTCGCTGATCGAACGCCACGGCCACAGTTGGCGCGATTGA
- the fabA gene encoding 3-hydroxyacyl-[acyl-carrier-protein] dehydratase FabA, whose product MTRSSSLDREQLLACARGELFGMDNARLPAPPMLMFDRITAITEDGGAYGKGFIRAELDIHPDLWFFGCHFLGDPVMPGCLGVDAMWQLTGFFLPWLGEQGRGRALGAGEIKFTGQVMPDAKVVSYEIDIRRVMRGRLKMVIADGRTYVDGREIYVARDMRVGLFQSMEAM is encoded by the coding sequence ATGACCCGTTCGTCCTCGCTGGATCGCGAGCAACTCCTGGCCTGCGCTCGCGGCGAATTGTTCGGCATGGACAATGCGCGCCTGCCCGCGCCGCCGATGCTGATGTTCGATCGCATCACCGCCATCACCGAGGATGGCGGCGCTTACGGCAAGGGCTTCATCCGTGCCGAACTCGACATCCATCCGGATCTCTGGTTCTTCGGTTGCCACTTCCTTGGCGATCCGGTGATGCCCGGCTGCCTGGGCGTGGACGCGATGTGGCAACTCACCGGTTTCTTCCTGCCGTGGCTGGGCGAGCAAGGGCGCGGGCGCGCACTCGGCGCTGGCGAGATCAAGTTCACAGGCCAGGTGATGCCGGACGCGAAGGTGGTCAGCTACGAGATCGATATCCGCCGGGTCATGCGTGGCCGCCTGAAGATGGTGATCGCCGATGGCCGCACCTATGTCGATGGCCGCGAAATCTATGTGGCCCGCGACATGCGCGTGGGACTGTTCCAGTCCATGGAGGCCATGTGA
- a CDS encoding alpha/beta fold hydrolase yields the protein MRALELPVGTDGAHHATLIARIPDAPRARLLWLPALGIAAKHYIPLADALAARGIAVFLHEWRGNGSSNLRASPDIDWGYRELLADIAASEQCATDTAPGIERIIGGHSLGGQLACCHLALDPQAASALWLVASGSPYWRAFPAPSRWWLPLAYRFLPWLAQRKGFLPGRSVGFGGNEARGVIEEWARTALSGRYAAAGIDTNLDAAMVQFNGAVRALSMDSDWLAPPSSMDFLTGKLRDARVQAATFDAATLGARADHYAWMKQPDAVADFLTA from the coding sequence ATGCGCGCGCTTGAACTGCCGGTCGGCACCGACGGCGCCCATCACGCCACGCTGATCGCGCGCATCCCGGATGCACCCCGCGCCCGCCTGCTGTGGCTGCCGGCGCTTGGCATCGCCGCCAAGCACTACATCCCGCTGGCCGACGCGCTGGCAGCGCGCGGCATCGCGGTGTTCCTGCACGAATGGCGCGGCAATGGTTCCAGCAACCTGCGCGCATCGCCCGACATCGACTGGGGCTATCGCGAACTGCTGGCCGATATCGCCGCCAGCGAGCAATGCGCCACCGATACCGCGCCGGGCATCGAGCGCATCATCGGCGGCCACAGCCTGGGCGGGCAGCTGGCCTGCTGCCATCTGGCGCTGGATCCACAGGCAGCAAGCGCACTGTGGCTGGTCGCCAGCGGCTCACCTTACTGGCGCGCATTCCCTGCACCCTCACGCTGGTGGTTGCCGCTGGCCTACCGCTTCCTGCCGTGGCTGGCACAGCGCAAGGGCTTCCTGCCGGGCCGCAGCGTGGGCTTCGGCGGCAATGAAGCGCGCGGCGTGATCGAGGAGTGGGCGCGCACCGCCTTGAGCGGCCGCTACGCCGCGGCCGGCATCGACACCAATCTCGATGCCGCGATGGTGCAGTTCAATGGCGCCGTACGCGCACTGTCGATGGACAGCGACTGGCTCGCACCGCCTTCGTCGATGGACTTCCTCACCGGCAAGCTGCGCGACGCCCGCGTGCAGGCTGCGACCTTCGATGCTGCGACGCTTGGCGCGCGCGCCGACCACTACGCCTGGATGAAACAGCCAGACGCAGTGGCGGACTTCCTGACCGCTTAG